Part of the Prevotella communis genome is shown below.
ACTGATCCATATAGAGGGGATTGCCCTGTGAACCACCAGCGAAGTAGTTTGACTGGCCCCATGCAGGATCTGTGAGACCATCAGCGGTGAGGATATATTCTACGGTATAGCTTTCATCTGTAATCAGGTCGTAGGGGAATGTGACATCAGTCGTGACATTGATGGTGCCATTGGCATCGAGTGCGGCAGCAAGTGTGATGTCGGCCTGTCCAAACTGTTTATTGTTCTCGGCAAGGTCAGCAGCAATGCCAAAATCAGTATTTGAGAGACCATAATAAGCATCGAGCTCAACGTTGCGGTCCATCCAAGAATCGGGGAATCCGGCAACCTTTGAGGGGAAGTAGGAAGAGGGCATAATCTCCATGTCATCGCTATTGTGATAGCTTACCAGTACATACTCATCGGGATAGAGCTCTGCCAGTTTCTCAAGACCTACGTAGCCACGTGGGCACCAGCCACACCATGTACCAGTGTATTCTTCGAGCAGGGTACGCTTCTTAGGCAGGGTTTTCATGACAGCGAGAGGAATCTCTGTGACGTTGACCTCTTCATTGTCTTTCCCGTTCACCTTGGTAGCCTTAACCTTTAGACTGTAGTTGCCAGCGTCCGCAATAGCGGGAATCTCGAGCTTTACAGTAGTTGAAGCGCCGAAACGGTTATTCAGACTTACATTGAACTGCTTGTCGTCAGAAAGACCAGCCACCTCGTAGGCTACATTAACAGATGTGGCACCGTTACCACCATAGTTCACAATGGTGACAGGCAGTGTGAATGCTTCACCAGCCTTAACATACTGACTCTCGCTGTCGGCAATAACCACAGCGTCGCTCTTGACGGTGCTGCCGACGATGTCGACTGTGAGCAGAGAGCTGCCGCCCAGACCTTCAGAGACATCGAGCCACTTCAGGAATCCGTCGGAGGTATGCATATAGAAACCACCCTGTGCAGGTTTGTCGCAGATAGCGACAGGCTGTGCGTTGGCTTCAGACTCCGCGTTGTTGATAGTCAGGGAGTAACCGGCATAAACACCACCCTCGGGGATGAGGTAAGGCTTTTCGAGTTCAACGGTAATGTATCCGGCCTGAGTAGGCGTTACGTTCTTTACAACGATATCGGCGGCGTTCTTGCCGTTCTCAACACGCAGTTGTGAGGTGAGGAATACATTGATGTCTGAAACACCCTCAGTCTCCTGCAAGGGGAAAGTGATGCTCTTGATATAGTTGCCCACCATGGCAGCACTCTCAATCTTGACGGCTACATCGTAGGTCTCAGGCTTGGAATTGTTCGTTACGGTAGCGATATTCTCGCCGCTATCTTTGAAATAACCGAAAGTGATGGTCTTATCGGTGGCGTTGATAGTTGGCTCAGGATAAGCGGGTGTTGCTGCGGCAGGCTGAACCTCTGAACCAAAACCATAGGCGTCGACCCATGCGATCTCTGACTTGTGCTCCTCGTTGCCACCACGATAGATAGCCTGTACACCAAAGGCCTCAGGACCAATCACGTGATAGTAGAAACTACTATTGGCACCTGTGCAGTAAACATCCCATCCGTCAGAATAGCCATAGGGGAACTCGGTCATGGTTTCTTCTACCTGATTAGAGTAGTCCAGATAAGAGGTTGTCAACTGCTTCTCTTCGCCATTCACCTTAATCCATAGAGCGTATGATAATTTGTCGGCGCGGATATAGTTGCCGTTAACATCCTCACAATTAATATTGAAGTCAATAGATCCCCAGCCATAGCCCAAGGCGAAGTCTTCCCATCCGTCCTCGTTGAGCACGTTGATAACGGGTTTTACAGGGGTAGCGGCAACCTCGGTGAAGGGAATTAACTGAGCCTTGTCGAAGACGTACTGGTAATTGACGGCAGCCTTTCCAGAATTAAGCAGGAAGGTGGTGCTGTTGGTCAGTGTCTTTGCATTGGCATCATAGGTGAACTCAATGTCGGTTTTTGCAAGAGAGTAGGTCGTGACATAATCTTCATACCAGTCGTCATATTCCAGCTTGCCTACGGCAGAAACCAGGTATTGGTGGTATCCTGCTTTTTCGTCGGCACCTACATACTGGGCATTCTTGAAGATGACCTTATCGCCCTGAATAGTGCCCTTGATCCAGGTGTCTGGCAGGTTCTGGTCTATGCCCTGCACGTAAACATCGTCGCCATTGAAACCTACCTGCACGAGAGAACCGGCATAACCTTCGGCCTGCAGTGAGTAGGTCTCGGTTGTGAGACCGGCTGGAGCTTCAACCAGGGGATCTGAGATAGGCGCGATGTTGATGTTGAAGTCGGCATAGCCAGTCCATGAATAGTCATCGTCATAGATCATACCGATGACTTCTGCACCACTATTCAGACTGCCACTTGTAGAGATCTTGCCTGTTGAAGCATCGTACTTAAGTGTCAGCGTCTGGTTGGCTGCGGGAACATAGGTGCCCTGTTCGGCATCCAAGGTCATTTTGGCTACACAGAATCCATAGCCATAATCTGAGAAGCCTGCCTGCTGGGGCAACTGGATGGTAATGGTAGAACCATTGATGGTGCCCTCTGTCCATGTGCCTAATCCGGCTTGTGATACCAAGTCCTTAAAATATACCTTGTTGTTATCTGCAAATACTACGCTGGCTACAGCGCCAGTTACGTCGGCCATTCCGAGGCCAAACATCGTGGCATAGTACGAGGTGCAGTTGCGGGCATAAATTTTCAATTCGCCTGCGGGCTGTTCTGTGATGATGTCAGCACGACGGCTTGCACGACGTGAAACGGTCTGTTTGCCATTCAGCTTCTGATGGATGGATGACATAGTGCGCATGCCTTCCTGGCGGGATAGGTCGGTCTGGCGCTGCAGAGTCTTTGCTGACTGATTTTTACGAGATGATTTCTGCATCTCGGTAAGTGTTTCCTGAACTTTCTTAGGCAGACGGACGTCTTTTTTCGTCTGCGCGAAACTACTGGCAAATGCGAATACTGTTGCCAGCATGAGGAGTAATACTTTTTGCCTCATAATTTTTTGTTTTTGTTAATAATAAATGATTAGAGATTGATCTCTTTAGCTAGTTTACTTTTTGATCTTAACGCATGTCATAGTGCCATCGGCATAGATGGTCTTTGTGAGGTAAACACCAGAGGCAGGCTGCTTGATTTTTTTGCCTGTCAGGTCGTAATAAACTACCGAACTGATGGTCTTGCTGGTCTTGCCTGCCTTGATTCCCGTGGTGCCATATGTGAACTTAAGGGTGATAGTAGGACCTTCCTGGTCTTTCATCCATTTCTTGGTAATCGCATTCTGTTTATAGGTAACCAGGGTGTAGGCTACTGTGCAGGAACCTTCTCCTTTGGGCAACCATTCTGTAGCCATGCTTTGTAGGGCACCGGCAGCCAACGCGCCGTTTTGTGTGGTGTAATTGCCTGCTGAGGGTGCCTGCATGCAATTCAGGGGGAAACACGACTGGAAGGAACCGTTGCTCATTGCCTGTATGGTGAATGTACCGGCACACTGCACCTCGGCATTGCTGTCGTTCTTGACAAAGATGCCAGAGGGCATCAGCACGTCTCCAAAGCCGTCATCTTCTGCTTCAGTAATGTTCAGGGTTGTTCCGTTAGTAATGACGTTACCGTCTTTGTCGGCAAACTGAAGTGGAAATTCGTTTTGTGCCTGAAGGGCGAGGGCAGCGAATAGCCCAAAGCATAACGTAAATAATTTTTTCATAAGTGTTTGTTTTAATACCTATTGTTTCTCTATTGTCGTCTTGATAGCTTGCAGAACACCACTGTCGTTATAGACAAAGGCTACAACACTGAGGTTGGATGTATTCCATGTATCATCAATAGTCTGCTGGTAATCCTGTGTCAGGGTCTCGCCTTCGCTGGGGGCGCATTCTTCACCCCATGTGCCATTGATGGCTGCACGCAGCACATGGTTGTGAACGTATGTCTTATTGACTGATCCATCGGGCATCTTCTGCAGGGCCGTAATGTCATCTTCCAGGAGCCATACCTGCACATTGCCGCTGATACCGGCCCTAAGGGCTGTCTCTTTGACGGTCACATGCACTTGATGCTCTTGAAGTGTGGCGGTGAGTTCCATTTCAAGGGGTGACTCTTTCTCCAACTCTTCCTTGACTCCTTTGGTCCAGTCGGTATAGTTCACTGCTCCGTGGCGGTTGATAAGGCCTACTGGCTGATACTCTAGCTCCCAGTGATTGTAATATGTGTCTCCAAGGTCGGTCGCAAGCCCGATGTTTACACTGTTGCCCTTGAAGCCCAATGGACCTCCGTGTATGCCTACGGCTATGACGTTATCGGGATAAGCTTCTTGTAATTGTTCGATGACCTCTGAGCCTTTGGGGCAGTTGACGCATTGCTGACCTGTAAAGTCTTCCAGCAGCACCACGCGTTTAGCGGGTTGCATGGGTACGTGTATCAGTCGCTCGTCATCGGCGATATGGTCGCACGCTACGAACATTATCAGTGATGCAATCAGATATAATGGAAGTATATATTTCTTCATGATGCCTTAGAAATTATAGTTGTATGACAGTGTGAAACCCTTGGTGGCAGGCACGTAGCGGCACACACCTCCAGAACAGTTGTAGCCAGCACGGGTTCGACCGTAACCTGCCTGAATGCGATGGCTTCCGATATTATAGGTCACAAGGCCCTGATAGTAGTGGGTATCGGTGACGCCACAGTTCCACATGTCGCTGACCGTAATCATCCAGTGGGGTGCGAGTGATAGCTCTGCCAGAGCAAATGCCCAGTCACGCTCATCCTGTTTGGT
Proteins encoded:
- a CDS encoding TlpA family protein disulfide reductase, producing the protein MRQKVLLLMLATVFAFASSFAQTKKDVRLPKKVQETLTEMQKSSRKNQSAKTLQRQTDLSRQEGMRTMSSIHQKLNGKQTVSRRASRRADIITEQPAGELKIYARNCTSYYATMFGLGMADVTGAVASVVFADNNKVYFKDLVSQAGLGTWTEGTINGSTITIQLPQQAGFSDYGYGFCVAKMTLDAEQGTYVPAANQTLTLKYDASTGKISTSGSLNSGAEVIGMIYDDDYSWTGYADFNINIAPISDPLVEAPAGLTTETYSLQAEGYAGSLVQVGFNGDDVYVQGIDQNLPDTWIKGTIQGDKVIFKNAQYVGADEKAGYHQYLVSAVGKLEYDDWYEDYVTTYSLAKTDIEFTYDANAKTLTNSTTFLLNSGKAAVNYQYVFDKAQLIPFTEVAATPVKPVINVLNEDGWEDFALGYGWGSIDFNINCEDVNGNYIRADKLSYALWIKVNGEEKQLTTSYLDYSNQVEETMTEFPYGYSDGWDVYCTGANSSFYYHVIGPEAFGVQAIYRGGNEEHKSEIAWVDAYGFGSEVQPAAATPAYPEPTINATDKTITFGYFKDSGENIATVTNNSKPETYDVAVKIESAAMVGNYIKSITFPLQETEGVSDINVFLTSQLRVENGKNAADIVVKNVTPTQAGYITVELEKPYLIPEGGVYAGYSLTINNAESEANAQPVAICDKPAQGGFYMHTSDGFLKWLDVSEGLGGSSLLTVDIVGSTVKSDAVVIADSESQYVKAGEAFTLPVTIVNYGGNGATSVNVAYEVAGLSDDKQFNVSLNNRFGASTTVKLEIPAIADAGNYSLKVKATKVNGKDNEEVNVTEIPLAVMKTLPKKRTLLEEYTGTWCGWCPRGYVGLEKLAELYPDEYVLVSYHNSDDMEIMPSSYFPSKVAGFPDSWMDRNVELDAYYGLSNTDFGIAADLAENNKQFGQADITLAAALDANGTINVTTDVTFPYDLITDESYTVEYILTADGLTDPAWGQSNYFAGGSQGNPLYMDQFANGESTVYGLVYNDVAVLTSELKGGANTTIDNATADTPVKVNYAFSIKDIINTNGASFVKDVTKLKVVVLLIDNMTGTVANANKTAVDTSTGISIVERNNNERTSIYDLMGRRISQPTKGLYITNGRKTVIK
- a CDS encoding Omp28 family outer membrane lipoprotein is translated as MKKYILPLYLIASLIMFVACDHIADDERLIHVPMQPAKRVVLLEDFTGQQCVNCPKGSEVIEQLQEAYPDNVIAVGIHGGPLGFKGNSVNIGLATDLGDTYYNHWELEYQPVGLINRHGAVNYTDWTKGVKEELEKESPLEMELTATLQEHQVHVTVKETALRAGISGNVQVWLLEDDITALQKMPDGSVNKTYVHNHVLRAAINGTWGEECAPSEGETLTQDYQQTIDDTWNTSNLSVVAFVYNDSGVLQAIKTTIEKQ